The Panthera uncia isolate 11264 chromosome C1 unlocalized genomic scaffold, Puncia_PCG_1.0 HiC_scaffold_3, whole genome shotgun sequence genome includes a region encoding these proteins:
- the IFT70A gene encoding tetratricopeptide repeat protein 30A, translated as MAGLSGAQIPDGEFTAIVYRLIRDSRYAEAVQLLGGELQRSPRSRAGLSLLGYCYYRLQEFTLAAECYEQLGQLHPELEQYRLYQAQALYKACLYPEATRVAFLLLDNPAYHNRVLRLQAAIKYSEGDLPGAKSLVEQLLGGEGGEDSGGENEPDGQVNLGCLLYKEGQYEAACSKFFSALQASGYRPDLSYNLALAYYSSRHYASALKHIADIIERGIRQHPELGVGMTTEGIDVRSVGNTLVLHQTALVEAFNLKAAIEYQLRNYEVAQETLTDMPPRAEEELDPVTLHNQALMNMDARPTEGFEKLQFLLQQNPFPPETFGNLLLLYCKYEYFDLAADVLAENAHLTYKFLTPYLYDFLDALITCQTAPEEAFIKLDGLAGMLTEQLRRLTKQVQEARHHRDDEAVKKAVNEYDDTLEKYIPVLMAQAKIYWNLENYPMVEKIFRKSVEFCNDHDVWKLNVAHVLFMQENKYKEAIGFYEPIVKKHYDHILNVSAVVLANLCVSYIMTSQNEEAEELMRKIEKEEEQLSYDDPDKKIYHLCIVNLVIGTLYCAKGNYDFGISRVIKSLEPYHKKLGTDTWYYAKRCFLSLLENMSKHMIVLRDSVIQECVQFLEQCELYGRNIPAMIEQPLEEERIHTGKNTVTYESRQLKALIYEIIGWNI; from the coding sequence ATGGCCGGGCTGAGCGGCGCGCAGATCCCCGATGGGGAGTTCACTGCCATCGTGTACCGGCTCATCCGGGATTCGCGCTACGCCGAGGCCGTGCAGCTGCTGGGCGGCGAGCTCCAGCGGAGCCCGAGGAGCCGCGCCGGCCTGTCGCTGCTGGGCTACTGCTACTACCGCCTGCAGGAGTTCACGCTGGCGGCCGAGTGCTATGAGCAGCTGGGCCAGCTGCACCCGGAACTGGAGCAGTACCGTCTGTACCAGGCCCAGGCCCTGTACAAGGCCTGCCTTTATCCAGAGGCCACCAGGGTCGCCTTCCTCCTCCTGGACAACCCCGCCTACCACAACCGCGTCCTCCGTCTGCAAGCCGCGATCAAGTACAGCGAGGGCGACCTGCCCGGGGCCAAGAGCCTGGTGGAGCAGCTACtgggcggggaagggggagaggacagTGGGGGCGAGAACGAGCCCGATGGTCAGGTCAACCTGGGGTGTTTGCTCTACAAGGAGGGACAGTATGAGGCCGCGTGTTCCAAGTTCTTTTCGGCCCTCCAGGCTTCGGGCTATCGGCCTGACCTTTCCTACAACCTGGCTTTGGCCTATTACAGTAGCCGGCACTATGCCTCGGCTCTAAAGCACATCGCCGACATTATTGAGCGTGGCATCCGCCAGCACCCGGAGCTAGGTGTGGGCATGACCACTGAGGGCATCGATGTTCGAAGTGTTGGCAACACCTTAGTCCTTCACCAGACTGCCCTGGTGGAAGCCTTCAACCTCAAAGCAGCCATAGAATACCAACTGAGAAACTATGAAGTGGCCCAGGAAACCCTCACTGACATGCCACCTAGGGCAGAAGAAGAGTTAGACCCTGTGACCCTGCACAACCAAGcgctaatgaacatggatgccagGCCTACAGAAGGGTTTGAAAAGCTACAGTTTTTGCTCCAACAGAACCCCTTTCCCCCGGAGACCTTTGGCAACCTGCTGCTGCTCTACTGTAAGTATGAGTATTTCGACCTGGCAGCAGATGTCCTGGCCGAGAATGCCCATTTGACTTACAAGTTCCTCACACCCTATCTCTATGACTTCTTGGATGCCTTGATCACCTGCCAGACAGCCCCTGAAGAGGCTTTCATTAAGCTTGATGGGCTAGCGGGGATGCTGACTGAACAGCTCCGGAGACTCACCAAACAAGTACAGGAAGCAAGACACCACAGAGATGACGAAGCTGTCAAAAAGGCAGTGAATGAATATGATGACACTCTGGAGAAGTATATTCCTGTGTTGATGGCCCAGGCCAAAATCTACTGGAACCTTGAGAATTATCCAATGGTGGAAAAGATCTTCCGCAAATCTGTGGAATTCTGTAATGACCATGATGTGTGGAAGTTGAACGTGGCTCATGTCCTGTTCATgcaggaaaacaaatacaaagaagcTATAGGTTTCTATGAACCCATAGTCAAGAAGCATTATGACCACATCCTGAATGTCAGTGCTGTTGTGCTGGCTAACCTGTGTGTTTCATATATTATGACAAGTCAGAATGAAGAAGCTGAGGAGTTGATGAGGAAGATTGAAAAGGAGGAAGAGCAGCTCTCCTATGATGACCCCGATAAGAAAATCTACCACCTCTGCATTGTGAATTTGGTGATAGGCACACTTTATTGTGCCAAAGGAAATTATGACTTTGGTATTTCTCGGGTGATCAAAAGCCTGGAGCCTTATCATAAGAAACTGGGAACTGATACCTGGTATTATGCCAAAAGATGCTTCCTGTCCTTATTAGAAAACATGTCAAAACACATGATCGTGCTTCGTGACAGTGTTATTCAAGAATGTGTCCAGTTTCTAGAACAATGTGAACTTTATGGCAGGAACATACCTGCCATGATTGAACAACctctggaagaagaaagaatacatACTGGAAAGAATACAGTCACATATGAATCCAGACAGCTAAAAGCTTTGATTTATGAGATTATTGGGTGGAATATATAG